GGGTTATTTCATGAAAGCAATCATCTGgagcaagagaaaggaaaatgctattttatCAGGCCTTTTTCAACCCGAGAATTAAGACAGAAGTCTCTTCAGGGCAGAGGATTAAGCTGTATGGGCTGCATTCCTGTAAGCTCCTGCTATTAGGGAGCACTGTGAATACAGCAGTTCATTAAGCTCACTTAGAAAGGACCTGATAGCATGGAACAGTATTCTATTCCATCAGTATTTCTGCTTATCTTTGTGAGACTCTTACTGTCCATGCTGTGAGAAAATGTGTAGCACTTGATCCCttactaaaacaaaagcaatagtGTCCTTTGGCCTCGCTCTCCAGCCTGGCCCACGTGTCCCCAAGAGCTGCACGCACAGATGTGATCTCCTCTTTAATGCAAGTTTCCAGAATAGCAAGCCTTTAAGGCACTTCCCTTTTATTAATCAAAACCAGGGTACACAAAAgtctgttgggtttttgttttcaagcGAAAACCATGTTAAAGTCTGGACTGATCCGGATTATTTGATATGAGTTGCCCACTTTCGGGCATTTGTTCTTCAGGAACAAGGGGTGAAAGAAGATGCTCCTGAAGGAATACTGCCTCCGTACCTGCTGTCAGACAGCCTTCACCAAGAAACAGTGGGTACTTTGTTCCaaataagcaagaaaagcaTCAAACACTGAACTCCACCCCTCTCTGCTACCCTGTTCATATTAGTTTTAGTCATAACCTTATCATTATTGAAATGCAGGTTTTGAATTTAATTTCCGTGCGGAGAATAAGCCATGACCTCGGCAAATGGCGCCCAGTCAAGAATTCTATTTAATAACAGTACCAAAACCTGTTCAATGTAATGGTCTTCATAAAAGTGCCTTAACCCCTGGTAAACTTCCTATGAGGTCTTGGAGAATTTCAGACCAATGTGAGTAGTTGTGTTGACACAACACAGCTCGACTGCTGCTGAAAACTCCCATACTGAGCACCTGCTTCATTCCTCCTCTGCCAGTGCAAAGGCAAACTCTGCAACCGAAGTTCAGAAGCGATTGCTGGCAGCAGCACGGGGTTTGGCAGCGTTGAATGTTTGCCTTTGCATTGGGCAGCAATCACACGTGGATGCAAACTCCTCCCTAAGAGCGGTCCTAggagaaacataaaaaagaaaaattcccttTTCGACCATAAGTTCTGAAAGGAATTGGTACACAGGTACCTCTGTAACATCCAGAGCTTGCGTACCACCTAAACCCGAGCTATACAAGAAAACCCCAGCCTACAAGcaagctggggaggcactgtttacaaaggcttgtagtgataggacgagaagcaatgggtataaactggagaggggcagatttagactagacataaggaagaatttcttcacgacaagagtggtgaggcactggaactggttgctcggggaagtggtggctgccccaaccctggagaggttcaaggccaggttggatgggcctggggcagcctgatccagtgggaggtgtccctgcccatggcagggggattggaactagatgatctttaagatcccttccaacccaaactattttgtgattctataaataaaacagtacctctccccctgccctccATACAACTCAACACAAAAGCAAATCATAAAAGATTTCAAAGACCCATAGCAAATGTTTCCAGGTTTAAAGATCACATTTTACTTTGTCCTTTCGCTTGCTCCCATCCAGGATCCCTTTCAACCATTTCCTAccaaacctcctctggtgcgAGTATACCTGccaagcagcagccctgggatTAAGCACACTGCTGTGTCACTGCTTCGCAGGAGAGATAAGAAGTAGGAACACATAAAAGGAGGCTGCAAGAtgcaaaggcaaaagaaaaaaaaaaaggaaactaagtataaaagagaaagggaacTGAAAGCCACTGTGCCGGATTTCTTGTTCTGTGGTTTTGCAATGGAGCTGTAAGAGTTGGGGTTTtcgtttcctttcttttctcatcaaAAGGACAAAACAGGAATCTAACATGAGCAAaaatggaggaaaggaagataaGTCCCAAGAGGATAGTGAGGAGGAGCCGCTGGATAACATCTAATTGGGCCAGGTGAGGCCAGACACAGGCAGACAGGAAGAAATAATGCCACTGGGGAGAGAGCATGAGACGGGAATGCCTGGGCATCTCCTGTCACCTAAAGGTTGGCACCAAGCCACTCTCGGTGAAACTCATCATGTTGTGTATGACTGCAGGTGGATCTTCACACGGATGTGAGCTTCTGAAAACCACAGGCAGCACCAGCCCCTTGTCCCTTGCTCTCCACACAATCCCCAGCACAATTTCTAGTTCAACCCATTTGCTGAGAGCCTGCAGCTGCTGACAAGACCAGCATTTTGCAACCTTATAATCTCCCCTGCAAGAAAGTGTCATTCACTAAGTTTGAAGATGGGCAAAACCTTTCAGCTAGCATCACAGAAAGCTCAGTTCGGGCCGATTGCTCCCACTTCAGGCTTGGGGCAGTTTTCTCACCGAGGCAGATCTTTAACTGTTTTCCCAAAGTCTGGATCCGATGCTTTTTTGTGgctcccatctttcagctgaTGAGCCTCGGACACCCTCATAACAATATACCGCTGGGATCCTGAAAATGGAGGCAAACAGGAACAAGGAGCATGTGAGACATGGGATATGGATGCTACCAAAGCAGTAGATCTGCAGGTGGAAAATGTGAAGTGACATCCTCCCTCCAGGGCTTGGCTGCAGCAGGGGAAgaggcagctggaaagctgcagggGTGAAATCCATGCAGGACTTACAATTTAAACCCTGGAAGCTCTCTCCTAGCCCTTGTATCCCCAGCCACAGGTGAGCACAAGGATGCAATCCCCAAAGCTAGTGTGAGTGCTGTgcatcccagccccacttccCTCGAGCCGCAGTGGGGCCGTGTACCTGGGAGGCGGTGTGGGTACcccaggatggggatggagatgaggagggaGGCTGCTCCAGCCCCGAGAAAGCCAATCCACCATGCTCCCACCCACAGCGTGTTCTCCGGGGCTATGTCAATCCtgtaagaaacaaaaccaaaaggacacaaaggagagaagaggtgGTTTGAGAGTGAGCAGAACAGCTTGGTGTGTCTCTTGCTGAAGCTGGCAGGGCAAGGGGGACACAGGAGAGGTATCAGCGAAGGAAGCCAAGCTCTGGCTTCTCCCACGGCAATCTGCTGGAGGTGCCACATCCACCATCCCTCCTGTCACACCACAGCACTGCCTGCCTTACCGGAGAGTGCAAAGCTTAATGAGCGCAGGGAATTACAGCATTTAATTCTCCTTTAATCTCTAGCTTGCACATTCACCTCTCCCCATTTCATTTCCTATGATCTTTGTTCCACCCCAGAGCTGCCCTTTGCAAGAAAACTGGTAGAAATAACCTATTCCATTCCCTGGAAACCTGTTCCCCCTTTTTAACCTATTTATTTGCCCAGAATCCTGTAAGGAGAtaggaaaaaattacaaatagtAAAAAGCAAGGAGGGACTAAGCATGCCGGGTAGATGCCCAGGAGGACAAGCAGCACTGCTGGTAGCACTGCCTCATCAGGGAACTCATTCAAAAAATTCACctgctgctcagagcctcattAGCACAGCCAGTGCAGCGTGAGGAAGGATTTAAGCTGACAGGTTTGTCAGCAATTTTCTTCCAGCAACAGCACTAATACAAGCCacccttccagcctcagcccCCCACCAAAACACAGCTGAACACCACAGGTATGCTTCCACCCAGCCCTCAGGTCATTGCTCCggattattattgttatttcccccccccccaaaggaAGCAGCATATAgcataaaggaaaaggaacaagattattttttagCGACTTACTCTCTGCCAATTTcagtataaatatttagaaacattCCTCCTACCAGATAACCCGCTGCAGGGCCAAGGATTGCAGCAGTGTAGAAAACagctgaaagggaaaacaagcGGTGTTAGAGGAACAGCAGCGTTTCAGCCAGCGGAGCAGTGCTGGTGCCCGGCATCCTCACCCCACCGCCGCGGCCCCACGCCCTCCGGGACCCGGGATGCTCAGCCTCCTGCCACCTCACGCCCCTCTCCCTGAGCCACTGAGAAACTAAGCCAGACAGTTGTAATGAGTTTTCATCTCACACTTACGTCCCAGGGAAACCTTCGCATTCAACCTGGGGATTTTTAGAGCATGGAGCAGGCAAAATCGGTTCAGTggaaaaacagaatcatagaatggtttaggttggaagggaccttaaagatcattcagttccaaccctcgtgccatgggcagggacatctcccgctggatcaggctgctcaaaggcccatccaacctggcctggaacccctccagggatggggcagccaccaccactctgggcaacctgggccagggcctcctcatcctcccaggaaaacatttcttcctgatatcatctacatcttctctctttccatcttaaaaccattccccctggGCCTGTCCCTGTACCACTagataaagagcccctccccagctttcctataggccatttcagtactggaaggccaccaTAAagcctccctggagccttctcttctccaggctgaacaggcccaactctcttGGCCTGTCCTCTCACGGGAGATGcctcagcccttggatcatcaACTACATATTTATGTAGTTACTGTTTTCTTATCTAGCAGGGATGCAGCTGACCCTGCTGCCACATCCCAACTGCCAGTGCGATGAGCAGCAGTGTTGTCCCCTCACTGACAATACACAATGTCTGTGTTAAACACGGCACCACTGGCACTTATTTTGGTTTGCTGCTGCGGAAAGATCACCAGCTTACTGATCCCAGCCTTGTgacctcctcctctccccgcACAGCCTTCTGATACAACAGCACGGGCAGACTGCTAAATTCTGAAATTGCTAAAAGGTCAGTCCTTTTAACAATCTCATCCAATAGAACTATAAATATTTGGCAATTCCTAAGTGATCGGTGCTACAGAGCAGAGAAGTGAGCTGAGCCTCTTCTCTTGGTGAAGCTTGGCCATGCTTTGCACCAGCAGTTTCTGAGCAGCCCTGTGACCGCTAAAGTGGCATTAAAAGTAGTGGTGTCCTCTCACACGGTTGGGCATGGCCTTTAGGGTTGTTTGCCAGAGATGCTAATGCCACACACATGCTGGGGCACGCAGGAGGGCTCTCCTCAGCTGGCGCATAGCTGGGAGCAGAAGGCACCTCCTGATCCACACAGCATGTGTGGCAGAAGTGAAAATACCCAGCTGCACTTACAGTTCCTGCCCgtaaataattaaaacctcCCCAAGAGCTGTCAATTCCCTCCGATTACCACCTCAACCGTTATTGGGAATCAAAGACTGAGGGCACCTCTTGTGAAACTGCTCAGTGTGGCCTGATCGGTGCCAAGGCAGATGGACCAGCAATCCCTCCCATTGCCCAGCTCATGGCTTTGAGCTGCCACTCTGGCTTGACTCACCGATGTACACAGGGGAGTAGTTAGTCTTGACGTTTTCATCTAAATAGGTGACGCCAAGCGTGTAGAGCGGCGTGGCTCCCATCCCGTGCAGGAACTGCCCCAGCATGAAGACAAACCTGTagctggagaggctggaggcagcctgggTGCAGGGCAGGCTCTGGTTCCCCCCACAGATGCCCAACTCTGCTGCCGAATGTGCCTCATATGGTCCCGTGGTGAAGTGGGGCAAGGCGAAGAGCAGGGAGCCCAAGCCCATGACCAGCACACCCCAACCCAGCCATCGCGGTTTGTGGCCGTTCCCCCCAAAATAGCTGACGAAGGTCAAGCAGATGCATGCTGCGATGTCATAGGAGCTGGCGATCAGCCCACTCTGGTAGCTGCGGAGGTCAAAGCGCCGCTCGATGGAGGTGATGACCGTGTTGATGAAGCCATTCACCGTCATGCCTTGCAGGAAGGAGGCCACACAGAGGAAGAACAAGATACCCTTGGACGTGTTAAAAAGCTGTAAGCATCCAGGGGTGAATCGCCCCCAGCCGCATGCCAGTTCCTCCTCTTCGGCCGAGACGTATTTAATCCCTTTGTTGAACTGGGTCTCCTGTCCCAGGGTGGTGGAGCAGAGGGGTTCGGCACATGAGTCAGAGGGGCTGGGTGCGCTGGAAGATGCGGTGCCGTTACTCAGCGGGGTGCTGCATGCCTCTCGCCCACTCAGGGCATCACAGGTCCAGTCAGCCTCaccaggaggaggagatgggtgGGAGAAGTTGAGTGTCTGAGTGaaacaaaagctattttctcCTGTTGAATTCTGGGGCATTTCCATGAACGGGAACACAGAGCCAAGCAGCAGGTCGAGGTGGGGCTGGCGGCCAGAGCGGCTTCACAGGGCAGTGAGGACCTGCTTATCCAGGAGATGCAATTTTCGTTGCTTACATCAGTAGAGAGATGGTGAAGGTCTGAGTCAGGACCATTCTGATCTGTGAAGAGAGAACTTTTACACACGGCTTTATATAAAACCATGTTCAAAACCTTCAAATAGcgttcttttatttttttaataataagtACTAACATTTCACTGCGCAGTTCAGCTGGATGTGTGCCCTCCACCACAGGGAGTGTTGGTACTCCAGGTACTAGGGCATCACtaatgttacagaaaaaaaaacacctctaaAGGCAGTCTCCCTGCCAGCTGAAGCCACTATCCCTCCTCTAAAAGAACCCCTGGTTAGACATCAGACCCTCACTCCACCAGCCACAACCTCtgtccccctccttccccctgcGGAGAATGGTGTGCACAGCTACAAGTTTCCCACTGCTAAAAGTCCTTTGGTCTCCCTTTCACACTCTGCCAGTAACAGTTTATAATTATCCTGAAAAGTTTCCACAGTCAGATTGATTTTATTCCAAGCCCTCAGATCTGTTTACAACTATTCAGTAAAATCCTTTCTATAACTAATTAAACTACATGCCATTGCAGAGCGAGCTggagggcagaggcagctgaCTTTAACCTGATTACCGATGCAGACTGCCTTCTTTCAAGCCGTTCCTGTGCATCTCAGCACCTGATCAAGCTGGCAAACAAgagcattttttcctcaaataccTTGGGTGAActataaatatgaaaacaataaGGTTTTCCCTTAAACGCTGGTCCTAAGTGCTCAACAAATGCTAGGCAAGAACGGTTTCATTAGAGAGCATCTTCAAAGCATTCTGTGTTTCCCAATGTTTTTGCCAATATCCGTTTGAGAGGTTCCCATAAAACTGTTCCTCTTGAGATGACAACCGGCCTTTTCAACAGGGAATGGGATAAACAGGCACTTGTTTTCCCAATAAAACGAACCTTGTTCAGATCAGTGTAATGCTGCTGCCTTTGATGAATAAATTAACTGATCCGTGTGTTGCTGGAAAAACTTACATTTGCTTGGTAGATAATGGTGTGACCGAGCATTG
Above is a genomic segment from Cuculus canorus isolate bCucCan1 chromosome 16, bCucCan1.pri, whole genome shotgun sequence containing:
- the SLCO4A1 gene encoding solute carrier organic anion transporter family member 4A1, with amino-acid sequence MEMPQNSTGENSFCFTQTLNFSHPSPPPGEADWTCDALSGREACSTPLSNGTASSSAPSPSDSCAEPLCSTTLGQETQFNKGIKYVSAEEEELACGWGRFTPGCLQLFNTSKGILFFLCVASFLQGMTVNGFINTVITSIERRFDLRSYQSGLIASSYDIAACICLTFVSYFGGNGHKPRWLGWGVLVMGLGSLLFALPHFTTGPYEAHSAAELGICGGNQSLPCTQAASSLSSYRFVFMLGQFLHGMGATPLYTLGVTYLDENVKTNYSPVYIAVFYTAAILGPAAGYLVGGMFLNIYTEIGREIDIAPENTLWVGAWWIGFLGAGAASLLISIPILGYPHRLPGSQRYIVMRVSEAHQLKDGSHKKASDPDFGKTVKDLPRSVLLLLKNPTFIFLCLAGATEATLIAGMSTFGPKFLESQFSLSASEAATFFGYLVVPAGGGGTFLGGFLVNKFKLRCSGIIKLCLLCTVSSLLAIFIFFIHCPNMPMAGVTQMYGGSALPGGHLNLTAACNAECGCLQETYSPVCGSDDIMYYSPCHAGCKKVSEKLRNGKKVYYECSCVDKTLQSSPGHAEAGKCTSSCAKKPLLLFFMFVVILFTFLSSIPALTATLRCVSDRQRSFALGIQWIVVRTLGGIPGPIAFGSMIDKSCLLWQDQCGEQGSCYVYQNSAMSRYTLVAGLVYKVLGTAFFIVACLLYKPPPPESVPGSSDASENGNCDLQEHKPSLPAEEDI